The sequence below is a genomic window from Anopheles cruzii chromosome 3, idAnoCruzAS_RS32_06, whole genome shotgun sequence.
GAGGGCAACTACGAGGGGCGTCCAACAGTCGGTTCGGGTTAACCTTGCCTCGTTTGCGGTGTACAACGTAAACGACCTATGTTTACAGTGCTGTTGGAATCATAAACTCTTCTTCTGGGTGCCCGCTCTACGCTCCGTTGCCGTTGTTCCCCGAGTCGTTCCCACGCTTACCAGACCAGTGTCTCTAGACGCTAGAGGCCGCTTTTCATTTGCCCTCCAAACTAGGGTGCCCTCCTCCTCAACTTTTGGAGGTCCAACTTTGGTCCAACTTTGAACGGTGAGATACTTGCTGCTCCTGAACCAGCCATCCAGCCACTTCCAGTAGCCGAGATCGTAGACAAAAGCGATCTAATGTGGATCGCCCAGAAACGGCCCAAATTGAGAGCTCGGACCATCGAAGTCCGCGGCTGGAAGAAGAGGCACAGGAAGCGAAACGTCAAGAGCTCCACCTTCGAGAACACCGAGCCCGCGCCAGACAAATTACAGGCTCGAGCACTCGAGCTAGCTTGACTTGGCGGTAGTTGGCAAATGGGCGGACTCGACTCGGTGTTCGGCTTCTTGTGTTTTTGGGTCCCAATCCCCAGAGCGCCTGCGGAGATGCTGCGAATGATTGGGAAAAAGTGACCAGAGTGACCCTCCGGTCACTCTGGTCCGGTCCTAATAACCGGGTTCGAAATAACCGACCGACGCGCCAGACAATGATACTGTTTTCTGGCCCCTTCTGGTCCGCCGACCCCCTTGTTCGGCCTCCTTCATGTCCGGGCGCTTCCTTCGGTGACCGGCCGACTGTGGCTTTTTTTGTTCAAGGAGCAGCCGTAGGCGCCTTGAGTTGTCAAATTCCAAAGgattccggtccgggtccgcaCGCGGACAGGTTGAGCCAGAGCCAGCACCGGAGGGCGTCAAACGCCGAGTCCGGTTTCTGCGTGTTTGACGTGACGATCACGAGTCCCAACTTAGCGGCGGCGAATGTGCGAAAATGTGCGTAATTTCGACAattgtgtttgcgtttcggTGCTACCGTTTTGGACCCCGCTGGGTGAGGGTCCAGCACAGGGTCCAGGTTAGGACCGGTGCAGGTTAATTGTTGGTGCGTGTTCTTGGCCGAACTTTGTAGCACTTTGTAACACCCGCTTCGAAAGCGTTTACGAAAACCGACGATCTGTTACAATGTTGACCACCGGGACCATCGGGACCGCAGAGTTCCCACAGAAGCCGCTGCAATGGCATCGGAACCACACCGTGTCTTGCGACAAAATAGATTCAAAATGAACGAACGCAGCCCCCGAACGAAGGAGGAGCATCTCCCGGAGGAGATCCCGAAGTTCCAACGCCGCAAACCGGTTCGATCGCGGCCGATCGACGGAGTGTAACACGGTTACCGGACCCCGATTCGATGCACCCATCGAAAGTGTATCTTGGCCGGGCTTCTTGTTCGCCGGGCTGTCAACGCAAACACAGCGACTGCACCGGAGCCGTTAATCATTTCCCAAAACAATGGAGTTCCCGaaaagatggaaaaataaaacattccccTTCAGAGTTGGCCTTCAATCGGTCGccgccgggcgcgcgcactcggCGAGGCGATCAATCCGGGACGTTTCGTCTGGGATCTTGGATGTCGGTCCCGGCAAACATTGACACAAAATCGAACTTCTTCGCAAACAGcagcccggccgggccggccggaggtCCTTCTCTGTTGACCGGGAATCCTTGTGGCGGGAGCAAACACTGGCCGCTAACTGCGCCAACTGTTGAAGGTTGTTATTAACATGTTTAACGCCCCGGCCCAGGCCGCGCGGCCCCCGGCTCCAGGTCGGTCGCAGATCATAAAGAAGCCGTGTAGCCGGGAGTCCCGTAAAAGGAGTCGTAATAAAAGCCACGAAACTTAAAACGGTGCCTGAACGGTCGGTGTGGATGCGCTCGAAATTCTTTCTGGGTGCCGACACCAGCAGGATACGAGGCTGACGCTGGAGACTGCGTTATCCTTCGCTACCAACAGCTCATTTCGTGGCGGAGTAATTTTCGGTGCacgtttttgtggttttgttattttaattatctttTTGATGGGCTTCTGTCGAAAGCGTAACTTCGCTTTAAGTTCGCAAGCCAATAATCAACCGCAAGAGTTCCTCCAAAAGCTTCCAAGCGCGCGAGATCAATTTCGCGGGCCACTTCCCTGTGGCTGGTTCCTGGAATTGGTCTGTTTACGACGTTTACGGCTAACACGAACCTATAAACATGTCTGGTGCCATAGCATAGTTCCGAGCTTAAAAGAAACTCATAAACTTATAAATAATCCTCTCGTTCTCGGTCTCGAGGCGGCCAACCCACCGCGGGGTCCGATTTTCGGGAAGAATAGGATTACATTACGACTCAATGCGCTCAAGGCGCGCGGCCACGCAGTGACGCttgggaaacaaaacaaaaaagggccaaacgACACCAGGAAAAGCAGCCGGGgacccgtggccgtggcgttaAGGGAAAAATCAGGTCAACCTCTTTCGGCCaactggtgtgtgtgtggtgcgcacCCATAAATTACCACCGTAATCCTATGCCAACGCGCGCAGATGACAAAGCTTTCGCCGTGTGGCGCGGGAAGTCATCTGCCCGCGCCATCCGAAACCGGGACCGATAAGAATCTTCCTCCCGGAGAGAGGCTTCTCTGTGGTCCTTGCGGACCGGCTTCAAACAGGTCATTTTACACTGCACGCCTCCTCCTTCGCCGCCGGTCCACCCGGACACACGGCCTATCTTTATGCGTTACCGCATGTTACCTCACAACGGACTCTCGGGGGCTCGATTTTATTGAACCCTCGACCTCTTTACAATCTCCATTCTTTATGATATGTTTATTAACTTTTCAACTTCTTCACTGTTCTTCTGGGAGTCTGGGCACGAAGATTAGGGCACGACGAACGGAAGGGCAATCTAAAACCCGTTGGACCCGGCGGCGACCCTACGGCGGAACATACGGGTGAgggaacggagaaaaaaaggtGCGACCTCTAGAGGCGGCCTTGCCGCGATCAACCCAGGCTCGCCTCGCTTCTCAAGTAGCTCCCCGGGGTTCATCGGTTTGCTATCGTTTCAGAGGCCTTTTTTTGTCCGTCTGTGCGAGAGTGCTAATAGAGATAAACGAACCattcgggctgctgctgccggatggCTGTCGAGCAGCGCAGCAGTTCTATTCCTAGAACCGGACAGGTCCGGAGAGAGATTCAGACGACGAAGTCGACGATTCGTCGGCCTTGATATGGAGAAACTGTCGGAACTCGGAGGTTCCGAGAAGAAACCTACCGGGAACACGGAAACCATTTCCGGGCAGACACCACagacccggacgacgacgacgacgcccgcaGGGGACGGAAATCGCTTGTAGAGCCGATCGTTTAGAGTCCACAGTCCATCAAATCACGCCCAATTAAGCTACCGCGCAGCTCTACCTTCATTAAGGGGTCCCGGTAGCCGGTGgcggtttttttggggggagaTTCTTGGAGTCCGCCAGCAGTCGTGAAGTGTCTCCACAATGTCTATCATTAGCAGGGTATCTAATGGGAGTACAGCTTCATTCGGTGGAAATTTGCATACTACCTGCCGGATATTGGAGAGCTGACCATGCCAAGGCATTAGGACCGACTTCTCGGAGATCAGATTTCCGTCAGGGAACTTCTGAGTCGATCACTAACTTAAGGTGATCTGTATTTCACAAATTTGTACCTTTTCTACAGAACTTACACCTAAACCGACAGTTGGACTCCAAAATTTGATTGATATGGCTACCGGTCTCCCCATGTAAGGTCTACACTTAACAGTAACACTTCCTCACAGGCTTTCTGCTATGTGGAATGCGATCAACGGCTCGGGGGTCGCGTCGGGGTCGctgagtttctttttttcactTCGTTGCGCTACAATTCTTCGCCGTGGAGATATGTTAAAAGAAGAGCGCGTTCAAATTCCTCCACCACATAAGCTGTCAGTCAAAAAGGGGCTAAACACCACCGGCCCCCGACCGACCATCTGCCCGTCATCATTGCGGTGGGACACGAACCCGGGGCCGCTTTGCGAAACTTCGGATCGGCACCGGACTCCCGGCCGCTCAAGAGGCTTGGACCATTGTGCTAAGGCAAGAACGGTCCGACGGCGATCAACCCCTCGCGGCGATGATCCTCTCGCAGAAGGGTGCCTTCCGAAGCGGTAGCCAATGCGCGCACCACCGAAGAGCAATTACATGATCCTATCGCGGCGTAGACGTACGCAGGCGCAAGATAGCAGCGAGAGGTAGGCAGGCAGATGGCTTCGCGTTCTGTGTGTGCTATCGGCCCCgttcatcacacacacgccaaacgttactaaatatttatttatttctgtcGCCTCGCACACCGGAGGAGCAGCGGCCCCGTCAGTGGGgggccacagagagagagtgatacCTCGCGCGACCCTTCTGCCGACAAGCCGACATCATAAATTCTTGcaacacacacggcggtggtgtgCTCGCAGAAGCGCATCGCAACATCGTAGCATTggcctctttctctctctctctggcagAGCTCCCTCTTGCGAACTTCGAGCTCCGAAACACGCGACGATCGCAGACGATCGCATAGAGAAGGCAACAGAAACAGCATACATAAATTCCGATCCGATCTAGCAAATTGTGGGAAGCGTTACGGGCgcctgactggctggctggctggctggaggtTATCATAAATTCATAATTCTTCAAGTCAACTCTTCGTCGTACAAACTTCGCACAACAGTTCTTCAAGACTGTTTGAAGATTTGGATTGGATACTATCCAGAATGAAGATTCGAACCCCCACGGACCAAGTCACCACTACTTCGGTCCAAGATATGGGCAGTGGCAGTGGAGCTTACCTAGGCTGGCGGTCATCGCTTCGATGTCTTTgggcttccgcttccggggcCGACCCTTTTGGCGTGGCTGCTGCGGCAATCCCGTCACTCCGTGCGGCGGATAGTAGGTGGCAGGATTCAGCTTCCCAggtccgcccggcccggagtcACACTCGGGGCTAAGCGGTGCATTCGGGGAGCTTCCGTAAGGACCCTGGTACGGGCACTGCATCGGCATCCCCACGGCCAGCGGTGGGGCCGCCTCGAGCGGCAGTTCAATGTGGGATCTGCGGAGAAGCGAAAGGGTGTTCGTGATCGATCAATACTGGAACACTGGCTGGATGGCTGCGGCCTTACTGCGGCCTGATCACCTACCGACAGAAGACGGCCGAATCCCGTATCGTGAAGTGGTCGCCCTTGGTGAGCGGCGTGGCGCAGACGGCACAGGAAAAGCAGCGTATGTGGAAGACCAGGTGCCGGGCACGCATCACCAACTCGGAGGAACTTATCGACGCCAAACACTTGGAGCACCGCCGCGAACCGAATACCCTGCGAAGAAGAGGGAAAAGAGGGGGACGAATTAGGCACGGACGCATCTCTGCTAGTAGGTTTCTCGAGGTCCACGCGAGTTCGGTTCCGCGGATTTCCTGGGAACCTGCCCTGCCTGCCACCATTAATCTTTCCTCCAAAGCAGCGGTGTCAAACGTTGAAACCGACTCGGTCCACATGTTGGCAGCCACACACAACAAGTGTCCTTTCGGTGTGTCTTCGCGGGGCCCACCAGCGGCGTCCGCGTCCCGTCAGTTCTTGGAAAACGGCGCCGAGAACTCGGGACGGGCTTTCCGCATCGCTGGAAAAGCGGAACGCTCGAAGTTTATGTCGTGGGCGGGTTCCAGAGGAACCGCTTTTCGGGATgcaaagccggccggccgaccgaaaacacaaaaaacaaaacatgggCCTCATTTCCCTATCCCGGAAGGGGAGATAGAGAGGGTCGCCGCCGTACATCATGCGCAACCAACCCGCGGACCAAGCGAGCGCCC
It includes:
- the LOC128272283 gene encoding protein apterous-like, which encodes MRARHLVFHIRCFSCAVCATPLTKGDHFTIRDSAVFCRSHIELPLEAAPPLAVGMPMQCPYQGPYGSSPNAPLSPECDSGPGGPGKLNPATYYPPHGVTGLPQQPRQKGRPRKRKPKDIEAMTASLDLNTEYLDLGFSRGLGSSSRAKRMRTSFKHHQLRTMKSYFAINHNPDAKDLKQLSQKTGLPKRVLQVWFQNARAKWRRMMMKQEGKIIDSDKGDGSLDLDGYVSHSPGSYIMGGPGSPSSLD